Proteins from a genomic interval of Epinephelus fuscoguttatus linkage group LG16, E.fuscoguttatus.final_Chr_v1:
- the LOC125903874 gene encoding LOW QUALITY PROTEIN: uncharacterized protein LOC125903874 (The sequence of the model RefSeq protein was modified relative to this genomic sequence to represent the inferred CDS: substituted 1 base at 1 genomic stop codon) — translation MAVAKLNEYAQRECLELKYEDVGCVGPDHMKTFTIRAVLGGKAYPDGVGKSKKEAKQNAAKNALRVLFGKPDDSPGEEKQSGASSQPEEKLDPKVSDVCDKIRSLSVRTKDEGLTKTNFIGIVNSYCQKKDKHPDYILEKRCGPSHNPQFFYKLRIDNKDYPVGEGKTAKEAKQNAAGFAWSALQEQTDWDSKVSVRSTVSEDGEPSMLSVPSAIPESHESSTQSTPGAPARLSTPTSPFTSDFDPMECLGSGAFGRVYKARHKLLNKFYAVKIICCEEKSLREVGTLSDLHHRNIIRYYTFWMEDSGYKGDNDISHQSTENSSAKYLYIQMELCDTKTLRGWIDEKNSQPLQDSKRREESLRIAQQIVSGVEYIHSEKHIHRDLKPANILFGLNGEIKIGDFGLVTRDDDGSLMDRTENKGTPIYRAPEQWRERNYDRKVDIFPLGLIYFELLWKLPTGQETRNTVLIDARNQKLPDDFSLTFPEENQLIKLMLHVKPEDRPEASILRAELEKWAQTFSSQNVSEESYSSLFNLLEEEERLRQVCAPFKSDQCRARCVFTVFLFRMEENKNYIAELRKFARRTRCELNYENVRCEETDGIKRFFKRAVVNGQGFPIGEGNEAKQAKQNAAKNALRCLSEKENPRPVTENATKNPTAPVHPTSAAKVNSVDFLDEHAQKNRTGIKAVESTRRKQNNVAQCCFVFGDKENPAVTGKAKREAKKEAAKRVYDEKCVSETTEMVSCLALFDDGAPAKYLTWYFPRESSDLQSKSVASTSCYSVVFTNSSSPPTEQEQNPVVKPKSRRRTNFQDACESSNEDVIIPRKRNIGNSPSENISAQISRFTSEFDFIVCLGRGAFGCVFKAKHKLTGKDYAVKIVLCKEKALXEVMALSDLSHCNIVRYFYSWLDDSGYQWDSADDSCSTSQSSIDDSSVKRLYIQMELCSTKTLRVWIDEKNAQNVKKSLPDYKRRDESLSIAQKIASGVEYIHSKMLIHRDLKPANIMFGQDGEVKIGDFGLATNENDDIAENQIERTCYKGTPSYMAPEQNYDRKVDIFALGLIFFELLWNIPTAHERQEIWNDVRTQKLPQEFQRKFHQEYIIIKSMLCEMPGKRPEASKVKTDLEECPRTPNIQELVRRGNRTA, via the exons ATGGCCGTAGCTAAACTGAACGAGTATGCACAGAGAGAGTGCTTGGAGCTGAAGTATGAGGACGTTGGATGTGTTGGCCCTGATCACATGAAAAC ATTTACTATCAGAGCAGTCCTGGGTGGTAAGGCGTATCCTGATGGTGTGGGGAAGAGCAAGAAGGAAGCCAAACAGAACGCAGCAAAGAATGCTCTGAGAGTCTTGTTTGGGAAGCCAGATGACTCT CCtggagaggagaaacagagTGGTGCATCAAGCCAACCAGAGGAGAAATTGGATCCAAAGGTGTCGGACGTCTG TGATAAGATAAGGAGCTTGAGTGTGAGAACCAAAGACGAAGGTCTTACAAAGACAAATTTCATAGGAATCGTCAACAGCTACTGTCAGAAAAAGGACAAACACCCTGATTACATCTTAGAGAAAAGATGTGGTCCATCTCATAACCCTCA gttTTTCTACAAATTAAGGATCGACAATAAGGACTACCCTGTGGGTGAGGGCAAGACTGCCAAGGAAGCCAAACAAAATGCAGCTGGCTTTGCTTGGTCTGCTCTTCAGGAACAAACTGACTGGGATAGCAAG GTGTCCGTTAGATCAACAGTGTCTGAAGATGGTGAACCATCTATGTTGTCAGTGCCGTCAGCTATCCC GGAGTCCCATGAATCATCAACACAAAGCACGCCAGGTGCACCAGCCAGGTTGTCAACACCAACTTCACC GTTTACCTCAGACTTCGATCCCATGGAGTGTCTTGGCAGTGGAGCCTTTGGTCGTGTTTACAAAGCAAGACACAAGCTGCTGAACAAGTTTTATGCTGTAAAGATCATCTGCTGTGAAGA GAAATCTCTTCGAGAGGTGGGGACATTGTCTGACCTCCACCACCGTAATATCATCAGATACTACACATTTTGGATGGAGGATTCAGGATACAAAGGTGACAATGACATCTCCCACCA ATCTACAGAAAATTCATCAGCAAAGTACCTCTATATTCAGATGGAGTTATGTGACACCAAAACACTGAGAGGGTGGATTGATGAGAAGAACTCTCAGCCTCTGCAAGACTccaagagaagagaagaaagtcTAAGAATTGCTCAGCAAATAGTCAGTGGAGTTGAATATATTCACTCTGAGAAGCACATCCACAGAGACCTTAAG CCTGCAAACATCCTGTTTGGACTGAATGGAGAAATAAAGATCGGGGACTTTGGTCTGGTCACCAGGGATGACGATGGCTCTTTGATGGACAGAACAGAGAACAAAGGAACCCCCATCTACAGGGCTCCTGAGCAA TGGAGGGAGAGGAACTATGACCGAAAAGTGGACATATTTCCTCTGGGGCTGATATACTTTGAACTCCTTTGGAAACTCCCTACTGGCCAAGAAACACGTAACACT GTTTTGATTGATGCCAGAAATCAGAAGCTCCCAGATGACTTTTCACTGACTTTTCCTGAAGAG AACCAACTCATCAAGTTGATGCTGCATGTGAAGCCAGAGGACCGTCCTGAAGCAAGTATACTGAGGGCAGAGCTGGAGAAGTGGGCGCAGACATTCAGCTCACAAAATGTCTCTGAGGAAAGTTACAGCTCTCTCTT CAACTTGTTAG AAGAGGAAGAACGTCTACGACAGGTGTGCGCGCCATTTAAATCTGACCAGTGCAGAGCAAGGTGTGTGTTCACGGTCTTCTTATTCAGGatggaggaaaataaaaactacattGCTGAACTACGTAAGTTTGCACGGAGAACACGCTGTGAGCTGAACTATGAGAACGTGAGATGTGAGGAAACTGACGGCATTAAAAG ATTCTTCAAGAGGGCTGTGGTCAATGGTCAAGGCTTTCCCATTGGTGAGGGGAACGAGGCAAAGCAAGCCAAGCAGAACGCAGCTAAAAATGCCCTGAGATGTTTGAGTGAGAAGGAGAATCCGAGACCGGTG acaGAAAATGCTACGAAAAATCCCACTGCACCAGTTCATCCCACGAGTGCTGCCAAAGTCAACTCTGTAGACTTTCTCGATGAACATGCTCAGAAGAACAGGACCGGAATAAAGGCTGTGGAGTCAACCAGACGGAAACAAAATAATGTTGCTCA ATGCTGCTTCGTGTTTGGTGATAAGGAGAATCCAGCTGTCACTGGGAAAGCAAAGAGGGAGGCTAAGAAGGAAGCAGCAAAGCGTGTATATGATGAAAAATGTGTCAGTGAAACTACAGAG ATGGTCTCCTGTTTAGCTCTATTTGATGATGGTGCACCAGCCAAATATCTCACTTGGTATTTTCCAAGGGAGTCCAGTGATCTACAATCAAAAAGTGTGGCATCAACTTCATGTTACTCAGTTGTTTTCACCAATTCATCAAGTCCTCCCACGGAGCAG GAACAAAATCCTGTTGTGAAGCCCAAAAGTCG AAGAAGAACAAATTTCCAAGATGCCTGTGAAAGCAGCAATGAG GATGTGATTATTCCCAGAAAAAGGAACATAGGAAACAGCCCCAGTGAGAATATATCAGCTCAAATCTCAAG GTTTACATCAGAGTTTGACTTTATAGTGTGCCTCGGCAGAGGAGCCTTTGGTTGTGTTTTCAAGGCAAAGCACAAACTGACAGGGAAGGACTATGCTGTAAAGATCGTCCTCTGTAAAGA AAAAGCTCTATGAGAGGTGATGGCTTTGTCAGACCTCAGTCACTGCAACATTGTTCGATACTTCTATAGTTGGTTGGACGATTCAGGATACCAATGGGACAGTGCAGATGACAGCTGCAGCACTTCACA GTCTTCCATTGATGATTCATCTGTGAAGCGCCTCTATATTCAGATGGAGTTGTGCAGCACCAAAACACTGAGAGTGTGGATAGACGAAAAGAACGCTCAGAATGTGAAGAAATCTCTGCCAGACTATAAGAGAAGAGATGAAAGTCTAAGCATTGCTCAGAAAATAGCCAGTGGAGTTGAGTACATTCACTCCAAGATGCTCATCCACAGAGACCTGAAG CCTGCCAACATCATGTTTGGGCAAGATGGAGAAGTGAAGATCGGAGACTTTGGTCTGGCCACTAATGAGAACGATGACATCGCTGAGAACCAGATAGAGAGAACTTGTTACAAAGGAACTCCATCTTACATGGCTCCTGAGCAA AATTATGACCGAAAAGTTGATATATTTGCTTTGGGGCTGATATTCTTTGAGCTTCTTTGGAATATTCCCACTGCTCATGAAAGACAAGAG ATTTGGAATGATGTCAGAACTCAGAAATTACCACAGGAGTTTCAACGCAAATTCCACCAAGAG TACATTATAATAAAGTCAATGCTGTGTGAGATGCCAGGAAAGAGACCCGAGGCAAGCAAGGTTAAGACCGACTTGGAAGAGTGCCCTCGTACGCCCAACATTCAAGAACTAGTGCGTCGTGGCAACAGGACGGcctga